From Rutidosis leptorrhynchoides isolate AG116_Rl617_1_P2 chromosome 3, CSIRO_AGI_Rlap_v1, whole genome shotgun sequence, a single genomic window includes:
- the LOC139897442 gene encoding uncharacterized protein, translated as MAAIYSLYIINKSGGLIFYKDYGLQGRMDTNDSLRLASLWHSMHAISQQLSPVSGCTGIELLEADTFDLHCFQSLTGTKFFVVSEPGTQHMENLLKHIYELYTDYVLKNPFYEMEMPIRCELFDINLAQAVLKDRVAYLGR; from the exons ATGGCAGCAATTTATAGTCTTTACATCATCAACAAATCAGGGGGACTCATCTTCTATAAG GATTATGGATTGCAAGGAAGAATGGATACAAATGATAGTTTGAGATTAGCAAGTTTATGGCATTCGATGCATGCAATCTCTCAACAATTATCCCCTGTTTCTGGATGCACAGGAATTGAACTTCTTGAAGCTGATACTTTTGATCTCCATTGCTTTCAATCACTTACtg GGACAAAGTTTTTCGTGGTATCTGAGCCTGGAACACAGCATATGGAGAATCTGTTGAAACATATTTATGAACTATACACCGATTATGTTTTAAAGAATCCATTTTATGAAATGGAGATGCCAATTCGTTGTGAGCTCTTTGATATCAACTTAGCACAAGCAGTACTCAAGGATCGTGTTGCATATCTTGGGCGATAA